The genome window CACGATCAAGAACTTGCAGGTCACTTCGCCTGGGACAACCCCACTGTCGCACAGCTGACGTTTGTCAATCTATTGCGGCCCTATAAGGATTCTAAGCCTTTCGTGGGGCCTCTTACGGCCGTTCATGAACAATATGAGCTTTCGCCTGATAGTATACTTATGATCGGTGAAGGCAGTACGGATATGGGCTGCGTACTGGAGGATCCAAGCCGTCTGGACGCGACTTCACGGCTCTACGCGCACTTCGCCTTCCAACGGCAGGGAGCCGCGATGACAGAGCGCTATGCCGCCATTAACGGTGTGCTGCGCGAAGGTCACCCGCTGGGTCTTGCCTGTTTTGAGAGGCACTATCCGCACGCAGAGAATCATCCGGGCGTCGTCGTACTCGATCATGGCTTCGAAACCCTCCTGGGCATGGTTGCCAGTGGATTCATGGTGCTGAAGCCGACACCGCCTCCATTTCGCGACTCCGATCTGGCACAACATGCTTACCGCAGGAACGCTACGCCTCGCCGTCGCCGTCTTTGATCTTGTGTTGGATTAAAAGCTGTGTCGGTACACGGCAGGACCGTGTGGCTGCCCCTTTTTGGCCTTGGGGGCCCGGGATGGGGGTGGTCAACCCTTGGGTTCCATCCGGCAGTCGCCCAGCTCGATGCGCAGGAACGCCGCGTGTCCGGCGGCGCGCGCCACGAACTCGCGCTGCACGGCGTAGGCCTCGCGCTCGCGGCGGTTGTAGTCCTCGCACGCGGTGGGGTCGAACTTGCCGCTGAGGTCCTGAAGATAGTGCACCATCTCGTGGACGATGATGCTGCGCACGAAGGGGGTGTCCCGATCGCGCAGGCGCTCGTCGATGTAGATGTGGCCGTCGTTGTCGTACCAGCCGAGCGCCGAGCATTTGCGGCCCCCGCAGGCGTGCTCCACGAAGAAACCCTGCTCGACGTAGCGCAGCTCCGGCGGTGCCGGTGGCGCGGGGTAATGGGACAGGGTCACAGCCCAGCTCAGGAGCGCCGCGAGGACATCGGTGGAGTCCATATCGCTTCCTCCCCGGGACCCGCCGCGTGCGCCTGACTATCGGGGCGCGCTTTGCGCGGCGTCCGCCGACTACGATACCATTGGGCGATACCAAGAGGGGTGCCCGCGCCGCGAGATCGCGGGTCCCATTCGTCACCTCGCCCCCGGAGTTCCCTATGCAACCAGCCCGCCACAGCGATCTCCCCAGCACAGATCTCCCTGGCACCGGCGCCGAGAGGGTGAGCCCCGAGGTGGTAAACCCCGCTCCTCTGCGGCGCCAGAGCATCGGCGTCAAGGTGGGCGCGGTCACCATCGGGGGCGGCCACCCCATCGTGGTGCAGTCGATGACCAATACCGACACGGCCGATGCCCTGGCCACCGTGCGCCAGGTGCAGGCCCTGGCGGCAGCGGGCTCGGAGCTGGTGCGCATCACGGTCAACACCGAGGAAGCGGCGCGCCAGATCGGTCGGATCCGCGAGCTTCTCGATGCCGCGGGCTGCCGGGTGCCACTGATCGGCGATTTTCATTACAACGGCCACCTCCTGCTCACCCGCTATCCGGACTGTGCCGAGGGCCTGGCGAAATACCGCATCAACCCCGGCAACGTCGGTTTCAAGCACAAGCGCGACAGCCAGTTCGCGACCATGATAGAAACCGCCATCCGCTACGACCGGCCGGTGCGCATCGGCGTCAACTGGGGCAGCCTGGACGGCGAGCTCCTGACGCGCATGATGGACGACAACGCCCGGCTCAGCGAGCCCAGAGACGCGCGCGAGGTGACCCGCGAGGCCTTGATCGTCTCGGCCCTGGAAAGCGCCCGGCGTGCCGAGGCGATCGGCCTCGCCCGCGACCATATCGTCTTGTCCTGCAAGGTAAGCGGGGTGCAGGACCTCATCGCCGTCTATGCCGATCTGGGCGCGCGTTGCGATTACGCCCTGCATCTCGGCCTCACCGAGGCCGGCATGGGGTCGAAGGGGATCGTGGCCTCGGCGGCCGGGCTCGCGATCTTGTTGCAGAAGGGGATCGGGGACACGATCCGCATCTCGCTGACCCCGGAGCCCGGCGGTGATCGGACCACGGAGGTGATCGTGGCCCAGGAAATCCTCCAGACCATGGGTTTCCGATCGTTTACCCCGCTTGTGATCGCCTGTCCCGGCTGCGGCCGGACCACGAGCACCGTGTTCCAGGAGTTGGCCGACAAGATCCAGTTTTTCGTTCGCAGCCAGATGCCGATCTGGCGCGAGCGTTACGATGGGGTCGAGGACATGAGTCTGGCCGTCATGGGCTGCGTGGTCAACGGGCCGGGCGAGAGCAAGCACGCCGACATCGGGATCAGCCTGCCCGGCACCGGCGAGGTGCCCGCGGCCCCGGTTTTCATCGATGGCGAGAAGGCCATGACCCTGCGCGGGGAAGGCATCGCGGAGGAGTTTCAGCGCATCGTGGAGGAGTACGTCGAGCGTCGCTACGCGCGCAGGGGATGAGCCCCTGATGAGATCCTGAGGGGGTTAACCCATGCCGGAAATCCTTGCGCGGCTCGAGAGAGAACACCGCAATTTCGCCCGCCTGCTCGACCTCCTCGACGGCCAGCTCGCGCTGCTCGGGCGCGGCGGGAACGCCGATTTTCGGATCATGTCCGACATCATGCAGTACGTCGGCGTCTACCCGAGCATGGTGCACCTCCCGACCGAGGAAATGGTCGTCCGCTGCCTCATCGACCGGGATGCTGCACAAGCCCGGGTCGGGGGCGCGCTTCTCGCCGAGCACGATACCCTGCGCCAGCTCGGGCATGCCTTCAACGACCTCGTGCAGGGCGTCCTGGGTGGCGCCATCATACCGCTCGATAGGGTCCGTTCCGTCGGCCACGAATATCTGGATCTCTGCCGTGGGCATGCCCGCCTGGGGGAGAGAGAGGTCTTCCCGCGTGCGCGGGAGGTGCTGGCGGCGGAGGACTGGGACCGGCTCCGGGCCGAGATCACCTCGGCCACCGATCCCCTGTTCGGCGACATCGTCGACCAGTCCTACAAGCACCTGTACGAGATGATCCAGCGCGAGCGCTGAGGGTTTGTGAAAGCAGCGCCGGCGCTCGGGAACCTCGGATTTCTCGCCTCGCATCGCGGCACCAACGTCCAGGCGGTCCTCGATGCCTGCAAGACCGGGCGTCTCGGGGCCCGGCCCGCGGTCGTCATCGGCAATAACCGGGACGCCGACGTCCTGGCGCGGGCACGGCGCGCGGGCGTACCGGCCTACCACTTGAGCGCGGAGACCCACCCCGATCCCGAGGCGCTGGATCGGACCATCCGCGATACGCTCATCCGCCACGGCGTCGGCCTCGTGGTCCTCGCCGGCTACATGAGGAAGCTCGGTCCGGGGACCCTGGCCCAGTACGTTGGGCGGGTCGTCAACATCCACCCCGCCCTCTTGCCGGACTTCGGAGGGCTGGGGATGTACGGCATGCGGGTCCACGAGGCGGTGCTCGCATCCGGGGCACGCGAGACCGGTGTCACGATCCATCTCGTCGATGGGGACTATGACCGGGGCGCGATCCTCGCCCAGTGCCGGGTACCGGTCCTCGCGGACGATAGCCCGGGATCCCTGGCCGCCCGTGTCCTGGCCCGCGAGCATGGTTTCCTGGTCGAGACCCTGGAGCGCATGCTCGCCGGTGAGCTGGCTTTGCCCGGCGTG of Pseudomonadota bacterium contains these proteins:
- the purN gene encoding phosphoribosylglycinamide formyltransferase; its protein translation is MKAAPALGNLGFLASHRGTNVQAVLDACKTGRLGARPAVVIGNNRDADVLARARRAGVPAYHLSAETHPDPEALDRTIRDTLIRHGVGLVVLAGYMRKLGPGTLAQYVGRVVNIHPALLPDFGGLGMYGMRVHEAVLASGARETGVTIHLVDGDYDRGAILAQCRVPVLADDSPGSLAARVLAREHGFLVETLERMLAGELALPGVAPLG
- the ispG gene encoding flavodoxin-dependent (E)-4-hydroxy-3-methylbut-2-enyl-diphosphate synthase, translated to MSPEVVNPAPLRRQSIGVKVGAVTIGGGHPIVVQSMTNTDTADALATVRQVQALAAAGSELVRITVNTEEAARQIGRIRELLDAAGCRVPLIGDFHYNGHLLLTRYPDCAEGLAKYRINPGNVGFKHKRDSQFATMIETAIRYDRPVRIGVNWGSLDGELLTRMMDDNARLSEPRDAREVTREALIVSALESARRAEAIGLARDHIVLSCKVSGVQDLIAVYADLGARCDYALHLGLTEAGMGSKGIVASAAGLAILLQKGIGDTIRISLTPEPGGDRTTEVIVAQEILQTMGFRSFTPLVIACPGCGRTTSTVFQELADKIQFFVRSQMPIWRERYDGVEDMSLAVMGCVVNGPGESKHADIGISLPGTGEVPAAPVFIDGEKAMTLRGEGIAEEFQRIVEEYVERRYARRG
- a CDS encoding hemerythrin domain-containing protein, with translation MPEILARLEREHRNFARLLDLLDGQLALLGRGGNADFRIMSDIMQYVGVYPSMVHLPTEEMVVRCLIDRDAAQARVGGALLAEHDTLRQLGHAFNDLVQGVLGGAIIPLDRVRSVGHEYLDLCRGHARLGEREVFPRAREVLAAEDWDRLRAEITSATDPLFGDIVDQSYKHLYEMIQRER